A DNA window from Mucilaginibacter xinganensis contains the following coding sequences:
- a CDS encoding thiol-disulfide oxidoreductase DCC family protein, whose amino-acid sequence MKTLENHMILFDGECPMCRVYTKAFVKTGMLDANGREPYQNRIDDVCPLIDKQRAVNEIALVNLSNGEVTYGVTSIFKILGNACPIFGPLFAFRPFTWLMSKLYAFISYNRRVIIPADESGNSFSYQPTFKIHYRIAYLLFTWFFTGYILTAYAHLLTPMVPLGSTWREYMICGGQVLFQGAIISAFAADKLWNYLGNMMTISFAGSLLLLLPLGLNSWFNMPPLFFALYFLMIAGLMFLEHIRRTKLMELGWTMTITWALYRIMLLAVILFV is encoded by the coding sequence ATGAAAACATTAGAAAACCACATGATCCTGTTCGATGGCGAATGCCCCATGTGCAGGGTGTATACAAAAGCCTTTGTGAAAACCGGGATGCTGGATGCTAACGGCCGCGAGCCTTATCAAAACAGGATAGACGACGTTTGCCCGCTAATTGATAAGCAACGCGCCGTAAACGAAATTGCCCTGGTTAACTTAAGTAACGGCGAGGTAACCTACGGCGTAACAAGCATCTTTAAAATTTTAGGCAATGCCTGCCCTATATTCGGGCCATTATTTGCCTTTAGGCCGTTCACCTGGTTAATGAGCAAGCTGTATGCTTTTATTTCATATAACCGCAGGGTTATTATTCCCGCTGATGAAAGTGGGAACAGCTTTAGTTACCAGCCCACATTTAAAATACACTACCGCATAGCTTACCTGCTCTTCACCTGGTTTTTTACCGGTTATATCCTAACTGCTTATGCGCATTTGCTAACGCCAATGGTGCCCCTGGGCAGCACATGGCGCGAGTATATGATCTGTGGCGGACAGGTCCTGTTTCAGGGCGCCATAATCAGTGCGTTCGCGGCAGATAAGCTTTGGAACTACCTGGGTAATATGATGACCATCTCTTTTGCGGGCAGTTTGTTGTTGCTGCTTCCCCTGGGGCTTAACAGCTGGTTTAATATGCCGCCTTTGTTTTTTGCGCTGTACTTTTTAATGATTGCCGGGTTGATGTTTTTAGAGCACATTCGCAGAACCAAACTGATGGAACTGGGCTGGACGATGACCATAACCTGGGCTTTATACAGAATAATGTTACTGGCCGTAATATTGTTTGTTTAG